The Mercenaria mercenaria strain notata chromosome 8, MADL_Memer_1, whole genome shotgun sequence genome has a segment encoding these proteins:
- the LOC123566132 gene encoding heterogeneous nuclear ribonucleoprotein K-like isoform X1, with protein MSDYGQKRELEGDEEYQGRKRQRGEGNRVDLRVLLQSKNAGAIIGKGGTNIKRLRSDYKASVTVPDSDGPERILTISAELGTALDCLLDVIPTLEEYQNMKGNDYNCEIRMLVHQSQAGCVIGRAGFKIKELREKTGTNIKVYSQCCPGSTERVVAIAGRPDDVVNCIDTIYELLETAPPKGPNQYYDPNNFDEYFCQEYGGYTLGEGLRGKGGRGGRGGGMGGGGGGFGGRGGGGGMGGRGGRGGGGGRDMGGRQGGGFGGGRGGGGGNFGGRGGGMGGGGGMGGGGGMGGGGGMGGGRGRSRGGNFGGRQQGNDSNMSQTLDFGGSSDMKPSMGGGRGGMGGGNFGGGRGGGGMGRGGMGGGMGGGMGGGMGGGMGGGMGGGSGMGMGGGNMNQGGFGGNQGGGFGDNMGFMDDNMGGMGNQGMMFGNEPTTSTQVTIPKDMAGAIIGKGGSRIMEIRHQSEAQIVIDEALPGSNDRIITITGTEEQIQNAQYLLQMSARELQAGARAKNH; from the exons ATGTCTGACT ACGGACAGAAGCGAGAACTTGAGGGTGATGAAGAGTACCAGGGCAGGAAGCGTCAACGGGGCGAGGGAAACAGAGTAGATCTGCGTGTACTCTTGCAGAGCAAA AATGCAGGAGCCATTATTGGGAAGGGCGGTACCAACATCAAACGTTTGAGATCAGAC TACAAAGCAAGCGTAACAGTTCCCGATAGCGACGGCCCAGAACG aattttaaccATCAGCGCTGAACTTGGAACAGCTCTTGACTGTTTGCTAGATGTCATCCCAACTCTGGAAGAG TATCAGAACATGAAGGGAAATGACTACAACTGTGAGATCCGTATGTTGGTTCATCAGAGTCAAGCTGGCTGTGTCATCGGTAGAGCTGGCTTCAAAATCAAAGAACTCAGAGAG AAAACTGGAACAAACATCAAGGTGTACTCACAGTGTTGTCCAGGATCAACAGAACGTGTGGTTGCCATAGCAGGAAGACCAGACGATGTTGTTAACTGTATTGACACTATCTATGAACTGCTTGAAACT GCTCCACCTAAAGGACCAAACCAGTACTATGATCCGAACAACTTTGATGAGTACTTCTGCCAGGAGTACGGAGGTTACACTCTGGGTGAGGGTCTACGAGGAAAGGGAGGTCGAGGCGGCCGCGGAGGCGGTATGGGAGGTGGTGGCGGTGGATTCGGAGGCAGAGGAGGTGGTGGTGGTATGGGAGGCCGAGGAGG gcgtggaggtggtggtggtcgTGATATGGGTGGACGTCAAGGTGGTGGATTTGGAGGAGGccgtggtggtggtggtggaaaCTTTGGTGGACGAGGCGGTGGAATGGGCGGAGGTGGTGGAATGGGTGGCGGTGGTGGTATGGGTGGCGGCGGTGGCATGGGTGGAG gTCGTGGAAGATCAAGAGGTGGTAATTTTGGTGGACGCCAACAAGGCAATGACTCAAACATGTCCCAAACTTTGGACTTTGGGGGATCATCAGACATGAAACCAA GTATGGGCGGTGGCCGCGGAGGAATGGGTGGCGGAAACTTTGGTGGTGGTCGTGGAGGTGGAGGTATGGGCCGTGGAGGCATGGGCGGAGGAATGGGAGGTGGCATGGGTGGAGGAATGGGCGGCGGCATGGGTGGAGGAATGGGTGGTGGCAGTGGCATGGGAATGGG tgGTGGAAATATGAACCAAGGAGGTTTTGGAGGGAACCAAGGTGGCGGATTTGGTGATAACATGGGATTCATGGATGATAATATG GGCGGAATGGGAAATCAGGGCATGATGTTTGGTAACGAACCCACCACCAGTACTCAAGTCACAATACCAAAGGAT ATGGCAGGAGCTATCATTGGGAAAGGAGGCTCCCGGATCATGGAGATCCGCCACCAATCTGAGGCCCAGATTGTTATAGACGAGGCTCTGCCAGGATCTAATGACAGAATTATCACCATCACCGGTACTGAGGAACAAATACAGAATGCACAATATCTTCTACAGATGAG tgCTCGGGAGCTTCAAGCTGGGGCCAGGGCCAAAAACCATTAG
- the LOC123566132 gene encoding heterogeneous nuclear ribonucleoprotein K-like isoform X2: MSDYGQKRELEGDEEYQGRKRQRGEGNRVDLRVLLQSKNAGAIIGKGGTNIKRLRSDYKASVTVPDSDGPERILTISAELGTALDCLLDVIPTLEEYQNMKGNDYNCEIRMLVHQSQAGCVIGRAGFKIKELREKTGTNIKVYSQCCPGSTERVVAIAGRPDDVVNCIDTIYELLETAPPKGPNQYYDPNNFDEYFCQEYGGYTLGEGLRGKGGRGGRGGGMGGGGGGFGGRGGGGGMGGRGGRGGGGGRDMGGRQGGGFGGGRGGGGGNFGGRGGGMGGGGGMGGGGGMGGGGGMGGGRGRSRGGNFGGRQQGNDSNMSQTLDFGGSSDMKPSMGGGRGGMGGGNFGGGRGGGGMGRGGMGGGMGGGMGGGMGGGMGGGMGGGSGMGMGGGNMNQGGFGGNQGGGFGDNMGFMDDNMGGMGNQGMMFGNEPTTSTQVTIPKDMAGAIIGKGGSRIMEIRHQSEAQIVIDEALPGSNDRIITITGTEEQIQNAQYLLQMSVKKIAANKF; the protein is encoded by the exons ATGTCTGACT ACGGACAGAAGCGAGAACTTGAGGGTGATGAAGAGTACCAGGGCAGGAAGCGTCAACGGGGCGAGGGAAACAGAGTAGATCTGCGTGTACTCTTGCAGAGCAAA AATGCAGGAGCCATTATTGGGAAGGGCGGTACCAACATCAAACGTTTGAGATCAGAC TACAAAGCAAGCGTAACAGTTCCCGATAGCGACGGCCCAGAACG aattttaaccATCAGCGCTGAACTTGGAACAGCTCTTGACTGTTTGCTAGATGTCATCCCAACTCTGGAAGAG TATCAGAACATGAAGGGAAATGACTACAACTGTGAGATCCGTATGTTGGTTCATCAGAGTCAAGCTGGCTGTGTCATCGGTAGAGCTGGCTTCAAAATCAAAGAACTCAGAGAG AAAACTGGAACAAACATCAAGGTGTACTCACAGTGTTGTCCAGGATCAACAGAACGTGTGGTTGCCATAGCAGGAAGACCAGACGATGTTGTTAACTGTATTGACACTATCTATGAACTGCTTGAAACT GCTCCACCTAAAGGACCAAACCAGTACTATGATCCGAACAACTTTGATGAGTACTTCTGCCAGGAGTACGGAGGTTACACTCTGGGTGAGGGTCTACGAGGAAAGGGAGGTCGAGGCGGCCGCGGAGGCGGTATGGGAGGTGGTGGCGGTGGATTCGGAGGCAGAGGAGGTGGTGGTGGTATGGGAGGCCGAGGAGG gcgtggaggtggtggtggtcgTGATATGGGTGGACGTCAAGGTGGTGGATTTGGAGGAGGccgtggtggtggtggtggaaaCTTTGGTGGACGAGGCGGTGGAATGGGCGGAGGTGGTGGAATGGGTGGCGGTGGTGGTATGGGTGGCGGCGGTGGCATGGGTGGAG gTCGTGGAAGATCAAGAGGTGGTAATTTTGGTGGACGCCAACAAGGCAATGACTCAAACATGTCCCAAACTTTGGACTTTGGGGGATCATCAGACATGAAACCAA GTATGGGCGGTGGCCGCGGAGGAATGGGTGGCGGAAACTTTGGTGGTGGTCGTGGAGGTGGAGGTATGGGCCGTGGAGGCATGGGCGGAGGAATGGGAGGTGGCATGGGTGGAGGAATGGGCGGCGGCATGGGTGGAGGAATGGGTGGTGGCAGTGGCATGGGAATGGG tgGTGGAAATATGAACCAAGGAGGTTTTGGAGGGAACCAAGGTGGCGGATTTGGTGATAACATGGGATTCATGGATGATAATATG GGCGGAATGGGAAATCAGGGCATGATGTTTGGTAACGAACCCACCACCAGTACTCAAGTCACAATACCAAAGGAT ATGGCAGGAGCTATCATTGGGAAAGGAGGCTCCCGGATCATGGAGATCCGCCACCAATCTGAGGCCCAGATTGTTATAGACGAGGCTCTGCCAGGATCTAATGACAGAATTATCACCATCACCGGTACTGAGGAACAAATACAGAATGCACAATATCTTCTACAGATGAG
- the LOC123566132 gene encoding uncharacterized protein LOC123566132 isoform X4, with protein sequence MKGNDYNCEIRMLVHQSQAGCVIGRAGFKIKELREKTGTNIKVYSQCCPGSTERVVAIAGRPDDVVNCIDTIYELLETAPPKGPNQYYDPNNFDEYFCQEYGGYTLGEGLRGKGGRGGRGGGMGGGGGGFGGRGGGGGMGGRGGRGGGGGRDMGGRQGGGFGGGRGGGGGNFGGRGGGMGGGGGMGGGGGMGGGGGMGGGRGRSRGGNFGGRQQGNDSNMSQTLDFGGSSDMKPSMGGGRGGMGGGNFGGGRGGGGMGRGGMGGGMGGGMGGGMGGGMGGGMGGGSGMGMGGGNMNQGGFGGNQGGGFGDNMGFMDDNMGGMGNQGMMFGNEPTTSTQVTIPKDMAGAIIGKGGSRIMEIRHQSEAQIVIDEALPGSNDRIITITGTEEQIQNAQYLLQMSARELQAGARAKNH encoded by the exons ATGAAGGGAAATGACTACAACTGTGAGATCCGTATGTTGGTTCATCAGAGTCAAGCTGGCTGTGTCATCGGTAGAGCTGGCTTCAAAATCAAAGAACTCAGAGAG AAAACTGGAACAAACATCAAGGTGTACTCACAGTGTTGTCCAGGATCAACAGAACGTGTGGTTGCCATAGCAGGAAGACCAGACGATGTTGTTAACTGTATTGACACTATCTATGAACTGCTTGAAACT GCTCCACCTAAAGGACCAAACCAGTACTATGATCCGAACAACTTTGATGAGTACTTCTGCCAGGAGTACGGAGGTTACACTCTGGGTGAGGGTCTACGAGGAAAGGGAGGTCGAGGCGGCCGCGGAGGCGGTATGGGAGGTGGTGGCGGTGGATTCGGAGGCAGAGGAGGTGGTGGTGGTATGGGAGGCCGAGGAGG gcgtggaggtggtggtggtcgTGATATGGGTGGACGTCAAGGTGGTGGATTTGGAGGAGGccgtggtggtggtggtggaaaCTTTGGTGGACGAGGCGGTGGAATGGGCGGAGGTGGTGGAATGGGTGGCGGTGGTGGTATGGGTGGCGGCGGTGGCATGGGTGGAG gTCGTGGAAGATCAAGAGGTGGTAATTTTGGTGGACGCCAACAAGGCAATGACTCAAACATGTCCCAAACTTTGGACTTTGGGGGATCATCAGACATGAAACCAA GTATGGGCGGTGGCCGCGGAGGAATGGGTGGCGGAAACTTTGGTGGTGGTCGTGGAGGTGGAGGTATGGGCCGTGGAGGCATGGGCGGAGGAATGGGAGGTGGCATGGGTGGAGGAATGGGCGGCGGCATGGGTGGAGGAATGGGTGGTGGCAGTGGCATGGGAATGGG tgGTGGAAATATGAACCAAGGAGGTTTTGGAGGGAACCAAGGTGGCGGATTTGGTGATAACATGGGATTCATGGATGATAATATG GGCGGAATGGGAAATCAGGGCATGATGTTTGGTAACGAACCCACCACCAGTACTCAAGTCACAATACCAAAGGAT ATGGCAGGAGCTATCATTGGGAAAGGAGGCTCCCGGATCATGGAGATCCGCCACCAATCTGAGGCCCAGATTGTTATAGACGAGGCTCTGCCAGGATCTAATGACAGAATTATCACCATCACCGGTACTGAGGAACAAATACAGAATGCACAATATCTTCTACAGATGAG tgCTCGGGAGCTTCAAGCTGGGGCCAGGGCCAAAAACCATTAG
- the LOC123566132 gene encoding heterogeneous nuclear ribonucleoprotein K-like isoform X3: MSDYGQKRELEGDEEYQGRKRQRGEGNRVDLRVLLQSKNAGAIIGKGGTNIKRLRSDYKASVTVPDSDGPERILTISAELGTALDCLLDVIPTLEEYQNMKGNDYNCEIRMLVHQSQAGCVIGRAGFKIKELREKTGTNIKVYSQCCPGSTERVVAIAGRPDDVVNCIDTIYELLETAPPKGPNQYYDPNNFDEYFCQEYGGYTLGEGLRGKGGRGGRGGGMGGGGGGFGGRGGGGGMGGRGGRGGGGGRDMGGRQGGGFGGGRGGGGGNFGGRGGGMGGGGGMGGGGGMGGGGGMGGGMGGGRGGMGGGNFGGGRGGGGMGRGGMGGGMGGGMGGGMGGGMGGGMGGGSGMGMGGGNMNQGGFGGNQGGGFGDNMGFMDDNMGGMGNQGMMFGNEPTTSTQVTIPKDMAGAIIGKGGSRIMEIRHQSEAQIVIDEALPGSNDRIITITGTEEQIQNAQYLLQMSARELQAGARAKNH, encoded by the exons ATGTCTGACT ACGGACAGAAGCGAGAACTTGAGGGTGATGAAGAGTACCAGGGCAGGAAGCGTCAACGGGGCGAGGGAAACAGAGTAGATCTGCGTGTACTCTTGCAGAGCAAA AATGCAGGAGCCATTATTGGGAAGGGCGGTACCAACATCAAACGTTTGAGATCAGAC TACAAAGCAAGCGTAACAGTTCCCGATAGCGACGGCCCAGAACG aattttaaccATCAGCGCTGAACTTGGAACAGCTCTTGACTGTTTGCTAGATGTCATCCCAACTCTGGAAGAG TATCAGAACATGAAGGGAAATGACTACAACTGTGAGATCCGTATGTTGGTTCATCAGAGTCAAGCTGGCTGTGTCATCGGTAGAGCTGGCTTCAAAATCAAAGAACTCAGAGAG AAAACTGGAACAAACATCAAGGTGTACTCACAGTGTTGTCCAGGATCAACAGAACGTGTGGTTGCCATAGCAGGAAGACCAGACGATGTTGTTAACTGTATTGACACTATCTATGAACTGCTTGAAACT GCTCCACCTAAAGGACCAAACCAGTACTATGATCCGAACAACTTTGATGAGTACTTCTGCCAGGAGTACGGAGGTTACACTCTGGGTGAGGGTCTACGAGGAAAGGGAGGTCGAGGCGGCCGCGGAGGCGGTATGGGAGGTGGTGGCGGTGGATTCGGAGGCAGAGGAGGTGGTGGTGGTATGGGAGGCCGAGGAGG gcgtggaggtggtggtggtcgTGATATGGGTGGACGTCAAGGTGGTGGATTTGGAGGAGGccgtggtggtggtggtggaaaCTTTGGTGGACGAGGCGGTGGAATGGGCGGAGGTGGTGGAATGGGTGGCGGTGGTGGTATGGGTGGCGGCGGTGGCATGGGTGGAG GTATGGGCGGTGGCCGCGGAGGAATGGGTGGCGGAAACTTTGGTGGTGGTCGTGGAGGTGGAGGTATGGGCCGTGGAGGCATGGGCGGAGGAATGGGAGGTGGCATGGGTGGAGGAATGGGCGGCGGCATGGGTGGAGGAATGGGTGGTGGCAGTGGCATGGGAATGGG tgGTGGAAATATGAACCAAGGAGGTTTTGGAGGGAACCAAGGTGGCGGATTTGGTGATAACATGGGATTCATGGATGATAATATG GGCGGAATGGGAAATCAGGGCATGATGTTTGGTAACGAACCCACCACCAGTACTCAAGTCACAATACCAAAGGAT ATGGCAGGAGCTATCATTGGGAAAGGAGGCTCCCGGATCATGGAGATCCGCCACCAATCTGAGGCCCAGATTGTTATAGACGAGGCTCTGCCAGGATCTAATGACAGAATTATCACCATCACCGGTACTGAGGAACAAATACAGAATGCACAATATCTTCTACAGATGAG tgCTCGGGAGCTTCAAGCTGGGGCCAGGGCCAAAAACCATTAG